The proteins below come from a single Panicum hallii strain FIL2 chromosome 7, PHallii_v3.1, whole genome shotgun sequence genomic window:
- the LOC112899402 gene encoding glyoxylate/hydroxypyruvate reductase HPR3-like isoform X2 — translation MGGGKKSRNREVLFDGDVVGGDRWHAIRRRACGPALLSGTRSTAHRSPNPILGIRMAAKAAPVGRPGLLLLRRTDATFSAALRARYRVYDFYALGAPLRAFLAAAAAEPDPPRAALVVAGGAVLVDAAFMDAVPSLRCVVTTGAGVDHVDLAGCARRGVIVAGAGKIFSVDVADHAVGLLIAVLRRVSAADRYVRAGLWPAQGDYPLTSKLSGKRVGIIGLGSIGWLIAKRLEAFGCVVSYHSRAPKASVPYRYFPDAHALAADSDALVVACALNDATRRIVGRRVLDALGPGGVVVNVARGGNVDEQELIAALQEGRIAGAGLDVFENEPHVPPELRDMDNVVLTAHEAVFTEESTADLRELMIGNLEAFFSGKPLLTPVALP, via the exons ATGGGGGGAGGAAAGAAGTCCAGGAATCGCGAAGTCCTTTTTGATGGTGATgtggtgggtgg TGACCGTTGGCACGCGATCCGACGGCGAGCGTGCGGGCCTGCTCTGCTTAGTGGGACCAGATCCACCGCCCACCGCAGCCCGAACCCAATCCTCGGGATCAGGATGGCTGCCAAGGCGGCGCCGGTCGGCAGGCCAgggctcctcctcctgcgccgcACGGACGCCACCTTCTCcgcggcgctgcgcgcgcgCTACCGCGTCTACGACTTCTACGCATTGGGCGCGCCCCTCCGcgccttcctcgccgccgccgccgcggagccggaccccccgcgcgccgcgctcGTCGTGGCCGGCGGCGCCGTCCTCGTCGACGCGGCGTTCATGGACGCCGTGCCCTCCCTCCGCTGCGTCGTCACCACAGGCGCGGGAGTGGACCACGTCGACCTCGCCGGCTGCGCGCGCCGCGGCGTCATCGTCGCCGGCGCGGGGAAGATCTTCTCCGTCGACGTCGCCGACCACGCCGTCGGGCTCCTCATCGCCGTGCTCCGCCGCGTCTCGGCCGCCGACCGCTACGTCCGCGCCGGGCTCTGGCCGGCTCAAGGGGACTACCCACTTACCTCCAAG CTGAGCGGCAAGCGCGTGGGCATCATCGGCCTCGGCAGCATCGGCTGGCTGATCGCCAAGCGCCTCGAGGCATTCGGCTGCGTCGTCTCCTACCACTCGAGGGCGCCCAAGGCCTCCGTCCCCTACCGCTACTTCCCCGACGCGCACGCCCTCGCCGCGGACTCCGACGCCCTGGTCGTCGCGTGCGCGCTGAACGACGCGACGCGGCGCATCGTGGGGCGGCGCGTGCTGGACGCCCTGGGACCGGGCGGCGTGGTGGTGAACGTCGCGCGCGGGGGGAACGTGGACGAGCAGGAGCTCATCGCCGCGCTGCAGGAAGGGAGGATCGCCGGCGCCGGGCTCGACGTGTTCGAGAACGAGCCGCATGTGCCGCCGGAGTTGCGAGACATGGACAATGTCGTGCTGACGGCACACGAGGCGGTGTTCACCGAGGAGTCCACCGCTGACCTCCGCGAGCTCATGATCGGGAACCTGGAGGCCTTCTTCTCCGGGAAACCGTTGCTGACGCCCGTGGCTCTTCCATAG
- the LOC112899402 gene encoding glyoxylate/hydroxypyruvate reductase HPR3-like isoform X1 — translation MVMCDRWHAIRRRACGPALLSGTRSTAHRSPNPILGIRMAAKAAPVGRPGLLLLRRTDATFSAALRARYRVYDFYALGAPLRAFLAAAAAEPDPPRAALVVAGGAVLVDAAFMDAVPSLRCVVTTGAGVDHVDLAGCARRGVIVAGAGKIFSVDVADHAVGLLIAVLRRVSAADRYVRAGLWPAQGDYPLTSKLSGKRVGIIGLGSIGWLIAKRLEAFGCVVSYHSRAPKASVPYRYFPDAHALAADSDALVVACALNDATRRIVGRRVLDALGPGGVVVNVARGGNVDEQELIAALQEGRIAGAGLDVFENEPHVPPELRDMDNVVLTAHEAVFTEESTADLRELMIGNLEAFFSGKPLLTPVALP, via the exons ATGGTGATgtg TGACCGTTGGCACGCGATCCGACGGCGAGCGTGCGGGCCTGCTCTGCTTAGTGGGACCAGATCCACCGCCCACCGCAGCCCGAACCCAATCCTCGGGATCAGGATGGCTGCCAAGGCGGCGCCGGTCGGCAGGCCAgggctcctcctcctgcgccgcACGGACGCCACCTTCTCcgcggcgctgcgcgcgcgCTACCGCGTCTACGACTTCTACGCATTGGGCGCGCCCCTCCGcgccttcctcgccgccgccgccgcggagccggaccccccgcgcgccgcgctcGTCGTGGCCGGCGGCGCCGTCCTCGTCGACGCGGCGTTCATGGACGCCGTGCCCTCCCTCCGCTGCGTCGTCACCACAGGCGCGGGAGTGGACCACGTCGACCTCGCCGGCTGCGCGCGCCGCGGCGTCATCGTCGCCGGCGCGGGGAAGATCTTCTCCGTCGACGTCGCCGACCACGCCGTCGGGCTCCTCATCGCCGTGCTCCGCCGCGTCTCGGCCGCCGACCGCTACGTCCGCGCCGGGCTCTGGCCGGCTCAAGGGGACTACCCACTTACCTCCAAG CTGAGCGGCAAGCGCGTGGGCATCATCGGCCTCGGCAGCATCGGCTGGCTGATCGCCAAGCGCCTCGAGGCATTCGGCTGCGTCGTCTCCTACCACTCGAGGGCGCCCAAGGCCTCCGTCCCCTACCGCTACTTCCCCGACGCGCACGCCCTCGCCGCGGACTCCGACGCCCTGGTCGTCGCGTGCGCGCTGAACGACGCGACGCGGCGCATCGTGGGGCGGCGCGTGCTGGACGCCCTGGGACCGGGCGGCGTGGTGGTGAACGTCGCGCGCGGGGGGAACGTGGACGAGCAGGAGCTCATCGCCGCGCTGCAGGAAGGGAGGATCGCCGGCGCCGGGCTCGACGTGTTCGAGAACGAGCCGCATGTGCCGCCGGAGTTGCGAGACATGGACAATGTCGTGCTGACGGCACACGAGGCGGTGTTCACCGAGGAGTCCACCGCTGACCTCCGCGAGCTCATGATCGGGAACCTGGAGGCCTTCTTCTCCGGGAAACCGTTGCTGACGCCCGTGGCTCTTCCATAG
- the LOC112899404 gene encoding glyoxylate/hydroxypyruvate reductase HPR3-like isoform X1, with protein sequence MPPPATTASADDKPLVLLAQPLFVDFAAALEGRYRFAVLEDADEATAAEARVLLVPGLKEVTAELIGRLPALELVVATSVGLDHVDLDACRRRGLAVTNAGCAFSADSADYAVGLVIAVLRRIAAAEAYLRCGRWATDGEYPLASKVSGKRVGIVGLGRIGSLVARRLAAFGCPVAYHSRSPKPSSPYRFFPTVRALAADSDVLVLSCALTEETRRVVDREVMEALGKGGVLVNIGRGGLVDEPELVRCLREGVIGGAGLDVFENEPDVPAELFAMDNVVLSNHRAVLTPESIRGVLDIVSGNLEAFFAGRPLLSAVTL encoded by the exons atgccgccgccggcgaccaccgcgAGCGCGGACGACAAGCCGCTGGTGCTCCTGGCGCAGCCGCTGTTCGTGGACTTCGCCGCGGCGCTGGAGGGCCGGTACCGCTTCGCCGTGCTCGAGGACGCCGACGAggccacggcggccgaggccagGGTTCTGCTCGTGCCGGGGCTCAAGGAGGTGACCGCCGAGCTCATCGGCAGGCTCCCCGCGCTGGAGCTCGTGGTGGCCACCTCCGTCGGGCTGGACCACGTCGACCTGgacgcctgccgccgccgcgggctcgCCGTCACCAACGCCGGGTGCGCCTTCTCCGCGGACTCGGCCGACTACGCCGTGGGCCTCGTCATCGCCGTGCTGCGCAggatcgccgccgccgaggcgtACCTCCGCTGCGGCAGGTGGGCCACGGACGGCGAGTACCCGCTCGCCTCCAAG GTGAGCGGCAAGCGCGTAGGGATCGTGGGTCTCGGCCGCATCGGCTCGCTGGTGGCGCGTCGCCTCGCGGCCTTCGGGTGCCCCGTCGCCTACCACAGCCGGTCGCCCAAGCCGTCGTCGCCCTACAGGTTCTTCCCCACGGTGCGCGCCCTGGCCGCGGACAGCGACGTGCTGGTGCTGTCGTGCGCGCTGACGGAGGAGACGCGGCGCGTGGTGGACCGCGAGGTGATGGAGGCGCTGGGCAAGGGCGGCGTGCTCGTCAACATCGGGCGCGGCGGGCTGGTGGACGAGCCGGAGCTGGTGCGGTGTCTGCGGGAGGGCGTCATCGGCGGCGCTGGGCTGGACGTGTTCGAGAACGAGCCGGACGTGCCAGCGGAGCTGTTCGCCATGGACAACGTGGTGCTGTCGAACCACCGGGCCGTGCTCACGCCGGAGTCCATCCGCGGGGTCCTGGACATCGTCTCCGGAAACCTCGAGGCATTCTTCGCCGGGAGGCCACTGCTCAGCGCCGTGACGCTCTGA
- the LOC112899404 gene encoding glyoxylate/hydroxypyruvate reductase HPR3-like isoform X2 → MRPMSGPLRLFHSLRRVDASGCFRDRDRKRRRAGNWDKGTGECAAVARGDGAADDPRSRRFRRPGRPLQAAALRRVPTADAYVRCGGWVAHGEYPLATKVSGKRVGIVGLGRIGSLVARRLAAFGCPVAYHSRSPKPSSPYRFFPTVRALAADSDVLVLSCALTEETRRVVDREVMEALGKGGVLVNIGRGGLVDEPELVRCLREGVIGGAGLDVFENEPDVPAELFAMDNVVLSNHRAVLTPESIRGVLDIVSGNLEAFFAGRPLLSAVTL, encoded by the exons ATGCGGCCCATGAGCGGCCCACTGCGTCTTTTTCACTCGCTTCGTCGAGTCGACGCTTCTGGCTGCTTCCGAGACCGCGACAGAAAACGCCGCCGGGCTGGgaattgggataagggtactggGGAGTGTGCTGCCGTCGCGAGAGGAGATGGCGCCGCCGACGACCCAAGAAGCCGCCGCTTCCGGCGACCAGGACGGCCCCTGCAAGCCGCTGCGCTCCGCCGCGTTCCCACCGCCGACGCCTACGTCCGGTGCGGCGGCTGGGTGGCCCACGGCGAGTACCCGCTCGCCACCAAG GTGAGCGGCAAGCGCGTAGGGATCGTGGGTCTCGGCCGCATCGGCTCGCTGGTGGCGCGTCGCCTCGCGGCCTTCGGGTGCCCCGTCGCCTACCACAGCCGGTCGCCCAAGCCGTCGTCGCCCTACAGGTTCTTCCCCACGGTGCGCGCCCTGGCCGCGGACAGCGACGTGCTGGTGCTGTCGTGCGCGCTGACGGAGGAGACGCGGCGCGTGGTGGACCGCGAGGTGATGGAGGCGCTGGGCAAGGGCGGCGTGCTCGTCAACATCGGGCGCGGCGGGCTGGTGGACGAGCCGGAGCTGGTGCGGTGTCTGCGGGAGGGCGTCATCGGCGGCGCTGGGCTGGACGTGTTCGAGAACGAGCCGGACGTGCCAGCGGAGCTGTTCGCCATGGACAACGTGGTGCTGTCGAACCACCGGGCCGTGCTCACGCCGGAGTCCATCCGCGGGGTCCTGGACATCGTCTCCGGAAACCTCGAGGCATTCTTCGCCGGGAGGCCACTGCTCAGCGCCGTGACGCTCTGA